Proteins encoded in a region of the Oscillospiraceae bacterium MB24-C1 genome:
- the asnS gene encoding asparagine--tRNA ligase has translation MQRTEIRTLFLNPQQFENQTITVCGWVKTLRHSGAIAFVELSDGGSFKSLQAVAAEDELANFDELIHQNVGAALVITGTLLLTPGAKQPFELRAKTVTVEGASAPEYPLQKKRHTLEYLRTVAHLRPRTNTLSAVYRVRSVASFAIHRFFQDHGFIYSHSPIITGSDCEGAGEMFHVTTLDIQNPPRTEDGTVDYSQDFFGKPTSLTVSGQLEAEAMAMAFGKVYTFGPTFRAERSFTARHASEFWMIEPEIAFADLEDNMQLARDMIKAVLAEVLEKCPDEMKFFNDFYDKNLLSRLNAIITSDFAQVTYTEAIGILEAVKDKFEYPVFWGCDLQTEHERYLAEQHFGRPTFVTDYPKEIKAFYMRMNDDGKTVAAMDLLVPGVGEIIGGSQREERLDVLLARMAECGLPTEDYEWYLDLRRFGSNRHAGFGLGFERLIMYITAISNIRDVLPFPRTPGSAEF, from the coding sequence ATGCAAAGAACAGAAATTAGAACTCTTTTTTTAAACCCGCAGCAATTTGAAAATCAAACGATAACGGTCTGTGGGTGGGTCAAAACGCTGCGTCACTCAGGCGCAATCGCCTTTGTCGAGCTTTCTGACGGCGGTAGTTTTAAGTCGCTTCAAGCGGTTGCGGCCGAGGATGAACTGGCGAATTTTGATGAACTGATTCATCAAAATGTAGGCGCTGCGCTCGTTATAACCGGTACACTGTTGCTGACGCCCGGCGCCAAGCAACCCTTTGAGCTACGCGCGAAGACTGTCACGGTCGAAGGGGCTTCTGCACCGGAATATCCGCTTCAGAAAAAGCGGCACACCCTTGAATATCTGCGTACCGTCGCGCATCTGCGCCCCCGCACGAATACGCTTTCTGCGGTGTACCGCGTTCGTAGCGTGGCGTCGTTTGCTATCCACCGCTTTTTTCAGGATCACGGCTTTATTTATTCACACAGCCCGATCATCACCGGTAGCGACTGTGAGGGGGCGGGTGAGATGTTCCATGTCACCACGTTGGATATACAAAATCCGCCAAGAACCGAGGATGGCACAGTTGATTATTCGCAGGACTTTTTTGGAAAGCCTACAAGTCTGACTGTATCGGGACAGCTTGAGGCAGAGGCTATGGCCATGGCCTTTGGCAAGGTGTACACCTTCGGCCCGACCTTTAGAGCAGAGCGTTCTTTCACGGCACGTCACGCTTCGGAATTTTGGATGATCGAGCCGGAGATCGCTTTTGCCGACCTCGAGGATAATATGCAGCTTGCCCGCGATATGATTAAGGCGGTACTTGCAGAGGTGCTAGAAAAGTGCCCTGACGAGATGAAGTTCTTCAATGATTTTTACGATAAGAATCTGCTTTCACGGCTCAATGCCATTATCACCTCGGACTTTGCGCAGGTCACCTACACCGAGGCGATCGGCATTCTCGAGGCGGTTAAAGATAAGTTTGAATATCCGGTGTTTTGGGGCTGCGATCTGCAGACCGAGCATGAGCGATATTTGGCAGAGCAACATTTTGGCCGCCCGACCTTTGTCACCGATTATCCCAAGGAGATCAAGGCGTTTTATATGCGCATGAACGACGACGGCAAAACCGTTGCCGCTATGGATTTATTAGTGCCCGGCGTCGGCGAGATTATCGGTGGTAGCCAGCGCGAAGAGCGTTTGGATGTTCTTCTTGCCCGTATGGCAGAATGTGGCCTTCCTACCGAAGATTATGAATGGTACCTTGACCTGCGGCGTTTTGGATCGAATCGGCACGCCGGCTTTGGCCTTGGATTTGAGCGCCTGATCATGTATATCACCGCCATTAGCAATATCCGCGATGTGCTGCCGTTCCCGAGAACGCCGGGCAGTGCAGAGTTTTAA
- a CDS encoding TAXI family TRAP transporter solute-binding subunit encodes MKKYLAISMALALVLVLAACGGTSSAPASSAAPAPSSAAPAPSEAPAGPTIDGDFIMATGGTSGTYYAFGGVICQVINGATGSNITANSTGASVENIRLLESGDVDFGIVQTDIMAYAVGGTTLETFDGQPVNNVKAVASLYPEVVHCVTTNMDINTIADLKGKVVSMGAPGSGTRANAEQFLEAYGLTAADVQVRDLSFAESGSALQDGTIDAAFVVAGAPNSAITELSVSKPVKIVSIGDAERAAMIEKYPFYADYTVGKDVYKTEADATTLAIKAVLICRAELSDDDVYAFTKALFENQADLASAHAKGTELSSESAMIGIVPGNVHPGAAKYYTEIGVKVP; translated from the coding sequence ATGAAAAAGTATTTGGCAATTTCCATGGCGCTGGCACTTGTGCTGGTGCTCGCAGCCTGCGGCGGCACATCTTCTGCTCCGGCTTCGTCGGCTGCTCCGGCACCGTCGTCCGCAGCACCCGCACCGTCTGAAGCACCCGCAGGGCCGACGATTGATGGTGACTTCATCATGGCTACCGGCGGCACTTCCGGCACCTATTACGCTTTTGGCGGCGTCATCTGCCAGGTAATCAACGGTGCAACCGGCTCGAACATCACCGCGAACTCCACCGGCGCTTCTGTTGAGAATATCCGCCTGCTCGAGTCCGGCGATGTTGATTTCGGCATCGTTCAGACCGACATCATGGCCTATGCCGTTGGCGGCACCACACTTGAGACTTTTGATGGACAGCCTGTCAACAATGTTAAGGCAGTCGCATCCCTCTATCCTGAGGTTGTTCACTGCGTGACCACCAATATGGACATCAACACCATTGCCGACCTCAAGGGCAAGGTTGTCTCGATGGGCGCTCCCGGTTCGGGCACTCGTGCAAACGCTGAGCAGTTCCTCGAGGCCTATGGTCTGACTGCTGCCGACGTTCAGGTTCGTGACCTCTCCTTTGCAGAGTCCGGCAGTGCGCTTCAGGATGGCACCATCGACGCAGCGTTCGTCGTAGCTGGCGCCCCTAACAGTGCGATCACCGAGCTTTCTGTTTCCAAGCCCGTCAAGATCGTTTCTATCGGCGATGCTGAGCGTGCCGCCATGATCGAGAAATATCCTTTCTATGCCGACTACACTGTTGGCAAGGACGTTTATAAGACCGAAGCCGATGCGACCACCCTTGCTATCAAGGCTGTTCTCATTTGCCGTGCTGAGCTGTCCGATGACGACGTTTACGCTTTCACCAAGGCGCTGTTTGAGAATCAGGCCGATCTGGCTAGCGCACACGCCAAGGGCACTGAGCTTTCTAGTGAATCCGCTATGATCGGCATCGTTCCCGGAAATGTACACCCCGGCGCCGCGAAATACTACACTGAGATTGGCGTTAAGGTTCCGTAA
- a CDS encoding DUF1850 domain-containing protein, whose translation MDIKKYVRGRARAISSACVLLSVIILLLLLPLLPPSLVVSSEGKVRYEKIITSTECEVGFRHSVNKGLIREVYRLDPKNKLITLEEGYFQSYGAGMIDTIYETADMNFRQEGDFYILDFKPEWKASIGYIGGNIAGHIFKYGDDTVEIGKLYPKQPFSISISRRSVLKRLLRLT comes from the coding sequence TTGGATATTAAAAAGTATGTACGCGGGCGGGCGAGAGCCATCTCGTCCGCCTGCGTTCTTCTTAGCGTCATTATCTTGTTATTGTTGTTGCCCTTACTCCCGCCCAGTCTTGTGGTATCTTCTGAAGGAAAAGTCCGTTATGAGAAGATTATCACATCTACCGAGTGTGAAGTAGGATTCAGGCATTCGGTCAACAAAGGGTTGATTCGCGAGGTGTACCGCCTAGATCCTAAAAACAAGCTGATCACGTTGGAGGAAGGTTATTTTCAAAGCTATGGTGCAGGTATGATAGATACCATTTATGAAACTGCCGATATGAATTTTCGGCAGGAGGGTGATTTTTACATTTTGGATTTTAAACCGGAGTGGAAAGCATCTATCGGATATATAGGGGGGAATATCGCCGGTCATATATTTAAATACGGCGATGATACAGTTGAGATCGGGAAATTATACCCGAAACAGCCGTTTTCAATTTCGATATCACGTCGCAGCGTTTTAAAAAGGCTGCTGCGGCTTACCTAA
- a CDS encoding threonine/serine exporter family protein, with protein sequence MNIRRLNDMASEIGFLLLTHGAEIHRVEDTICRIATAYGAQADVFAIPASLVVTITDQGGKTFTKTRRVYYRDINLDRVDALNALARRICTETPEEQEIIQALSVIAQRPAYTLPQQLLAAGLSSGAFAILFGGGLPEAVIATAAGILVRWVGAVMEKLGGGLLLNNIIGGAVSALSATVAAQLWPTLNSAVVTISTLMLLVPGLAMTNSMRDLIAGDLVTGVMKGTEATVIAAGIAIGVMCSLAVWRGFVG encoded by the coding sequence ATGAATATTAGACGACTAAACGACATGGCCTCAGAAATAGGTTTTTTGCTGTTGACGCACGGCGCCGAAATACATCGCGTTGAAGATACTATCTGCCGTATAGCCACGGCTTATGGTGCGCAAGCGGATGTATTTGCCATACCCGCCAGTCTGGTGGTAACCATCACCGATCAGGGCGGCAAGACCTTTACTAAAACCCGGCGTGTATACTACCGTGATATTAATCTTGACCGCGTCGACGCGCTTAATGCGCTGGCCAGGCGTATTTGTACCGAGACGCCCGAAGAACAGGAAATTATTCAGGCATTGTCGGTTATTGCTCAGCGTCCGGCTTACACCCTGCCGCAGCAACTGTTGGCAGCGGGTTTAAGTTCCGGTGCCTTTGCCATCTTGTTTGGCGGGGGCCTGCCTGAGGCAGTTATTGCAACAGCCGCCGGGATTCTGGTGCGCTGGGTGGGCGCGGTGATGGAAAAGCTGGGCGGTGGGCTGCTGCTTAACAACATTATCGGCGGGGCCGTGTCTGCGCTTTCGGCCACCGTTGCAGCACAGCTTTGGCCCACCTTAAACAGCGCCGTCGTCACCATCAGTACGTTGATGCTTTTAGTGCCAGGACTGGCCATGACCAATTCGATGCGCGACCTTATTGCCGGTGATTTGGTCACCGGGGTGATGAAGGGCACCGAGGCCACCGTCATTGCCGCCGGCATCGCCATCGGTGTCATGTGCTCTCTCGCCGTCTGGCGCGGCTTTGTGGGGTGA
- a CDS encoding aminotransferase class I/II-fold pyridoxal phosphate-dependent enzyme: protein MKAYQQMNREELLAEKAQMEAALADYKAKGLKLNMARGKPGAEQLDLSMSMLDILNSKSNCKTESGVDCRNYGELSGIDEAKKLFGTFMGVSPEETIVVGSSSLTFMYDCMARAMLKGTVDSDKPWCKYDKVKFLCPVPGYDRHFTICEFLGIEMINIPLTEWGPDMDLVDKLIAEDDSIKGMWCVPKYTNPLGGTYSDEAVKRIAAMKPKAKDFRIFWDNAYALHYVYEDTKLLNILEECKKAGNPNMVYMFGSTSKITFPGAGVAFMGASKENVDFTLKQLNAQAISWDKMNMLRHVRFFKDIDGIRATMDKHAAILRPKFDAVLSALQAELGGRGVGEWVKPTGGYFVTYMAPKGCAKRIVALCKDTGVVLTNAGATHPYGKDPDDSYIRIAPSFPTPAELSLAMEIFCASARLATIEKLLG, encoded by the coding sequence ATGAAGGCTTACCAGCAAATGAACAGGGAAGAGCTTCTCGCCGAGAAGGCCCAAATGGAGGCGGCGCTGGCCGACTACAAGGCAAAGGGATTAAAGCTGAATATGGCGCGCGGAAAGCCGGGCGCAGAACAGCTTGATCTGAGCATGTCAATGCTTGATATTCTCAATTCCAAGAGCAACTGCAAGACCGAGAGTGGAGTCGATTGTCGAAATTATGGTGAGCTTTCAGGCATAGACGAAGCTAAAAAGCTTTTTGGCACATTTATGGGTGTTTCGCCGGAAGAAACGATCGTTGTCGGATCTTCGTCACTGACCTTTATGTATGACTGCATGGCGCGCGCGATGCTCAAAGGCACTGTTGATTCCGACAAGCCCTGGTGCAAATACGACAAGGTCAAATTCCTATGCCCTGTGCCAGGCTACGATCGTCATTTTACCATCTGCGAATTTCTCGGCATTGAGATGATCAATATCCCGCTGACCGAGTGGGGCCCCGACATGGATCTGGTCGATAAGCTCATTGCCGAGGACGACAGCATCAAGGGCATGTGGTGTGTACCGAAGTATACCAATCCGCTTGGTGGCACCTATTCAGATGAGGCGGTCAAGCGTATCGCTGCGATGAAGCCCAAGGCCAAGGATTTCAGAATTTTCTGGGATAACGCCTATGCGCTGCACTATGTCTATGAGGACACCAAGCTGCTCAACATTCTTGAGGAATGCAAAAAAGCTGGTAACCCCAACATGGTGTATATGTTTGGGTCCACATCCAAAATCACCTTCCCGGGCGCGGGCGTAGCATTCATGGGCGCCTCCAAAGAGAACGTCGACTTCACCTTAAAGCAGCTTAACGCGCAGGCGATCAGCTGGGATAAGATGAACATGCTGCGGCATGTCCGCTTCTTTAAGGATATTGACGGCATCCGCGCTACTATGGATAAGCATGCGGCCATTCTACGCCCGAAGTTTGACGCGGTGCTCAGTGCATTGCAGGCAGAGCTGGGCGGGAGAGGCGTTGGCGAATGGGTCAAACCGACAGGCGGTTACTTTGTCACCTATATGGCGCCCAAGGGCTGCGCCAAGCGCATTGTTGCGCTCTGTAAGGATACCGGCGTGGTGCTAACCAATGCGGGTGCTACCCACCCCTATGGCAAGGACCCTGACGACAGCTACATCCGCATTGCGCCTAGCTTCCCAACTCCCGCGGAACTGTCGCTTGCGATGGAGATTTTCTGTGCCAGCGCGCGCTTAGCCACTATCGAAAAGCTGCTTGGATAA
- a CDS encoding threonine/serine exporter family protein has translation MSILCASLAALGFGIFFNLRGLKLWTAAIGGGIGWLFFLLAESGGDLAQYCMASAAITLYAEVMARVQRAPVTIYLVPALIPLVPGGLIYEAMLHALNGKNELFLSVGLHALTITGALTLGIVAVSSLMRLIYARKLRLHRPMS, from the coding sequence ATGAGTATATTATGTGCTTCTCTGGCCGCTTTAGGCTTTGGCATCTTCTTTAATCTGCGGGGCCTCAAGCTGTGGACAGCCGCTATCGGCGGCGGCATTGGTTGGCTCTTTTTTCTCTTGGCTGAGTCGGGCGGCGATTTAGCACAATACTGCATGGCGAGCGCAGCCATAACCCTGTATGCCGAGGTAATGGCACGCGTCCAGCGCGCGCCTGTGACCATCTATCTGGTTCCCGCGCTAATTCCGCTGGTACCGGGCGGTCTGATTTATGAGGCGATGCTTCATGCGCTCAACGGTAAAAACGAGCTGTTCCTTTCGGTCGGGCTGCATGCGCTGACCATCACCGGCGCGTTGACGCTTGGCATAGTCGCAGTCTCTTCGTTGATGCGGCTGATCTACGCCCGCAAGCTACGCCTTCACCGCCCCATGTCCTGA
- a CDS encoding cyclodeaminase/cyclohydrolase family protein: MDIKAMSLSEFTQRTASKASVPGGGSVAALAGAIAAALSGMVASLTIDKKGYEQHRPEMLNLFERAEVLRARLLDDIERDCTSFDAYIAALALPKETDQQKEARSAALQQALKVASAVPLEVAQTALEIMPLAKLAVQYGNTNAVSDGVISAMMARTAILAALCNVKINLGSIKDADYVAKTAQHVQKLEQVAIQMEKDILAATSF; this comes from the coding sequence ATGGATATAAAAGCAATGTCCCTCAGCGAATTCACCCAAAGAACGGCCAGCAAAGCATCGGTACCCGGCGGCGGAAGTGTCGCGGCACTGGCTGGCGCAATTGCGGCGGCACTTTCGGGCATGGTGGCCTCACTGACAATTGATAAAAAGGGCTATGAACAACACCGGCCCGAGATGCTCAACCTCTTTGAAAGGGCGGAGGTGCTTCGTGCGCGCCTGCTCGATGATATTGAGCGTGACTGTACCTCATTTGATGCTTATATCGCAGCGCTGGCGCTACCCAAGGAGACCGATCAGCAGAAGGAAGCGCGCAGCGCGGCGCTGCAGCAGGCGCTAAAAGTCGCTTCTGCCGTGCCACTGGAGGTTGCGCAGACTGCACTGGAGATCATGCCGTTGGCGAAGCTTGCGGTACAATACGGTAACACCAATGCTGTATCAGACGGCGTTATATCGGCTATGATGGCGCGGACAGCTATTTTAGCGGCACTTTGTAACGTCAAAATCAATCTTGGCTCCATTAAGGATGCTGACTATGTCGCCAAAACTGCGCAACATGTCCAAAAGCTTGAGCAGGTCGCTATCCAGATGGAAAAGGATATTTTAGCCGCAACCTCATTTTAA
- a CDS encoding TRAP transporter permease produces the protein MLFKKKVKPEDIDLSTLDRESAYRTFTGWQNTVITIILICFTTFQLYASIFQRVPQQQVRYIHLGFAIALAYWLYPASIKFSRTKLNVFDLLFGSAFVGVVAYCVFNYAELLKRAGRFNDTDMYVGVIAIILIIEACRRVVGVPIVIIATLFIFYARFGAYMPGFLRHRGYTSKRIVTHLFYTTEGIIGTPIGACSTFIFLFIMFGAFLEKTGIGQFFIDIANALAGWAAGGPAKVAVLSSALQGTVSGSSVANTVSTGSFTIPLMKSLGYKPEFAAAVEAAASTGGQIMPPIMGAAAFLISEAVGINYLEVAKAAVVPAVLYFSGIWIMVHFEAKRLGLKGIPREQLPKAGALMKERGHLIIPLVSIIVLLVMGFTTTRAALFGTLACIIVPFLRKNTWVPIKDVASAYPNAARNIISVACACGVAGIIVGVVTLTGLGLKLGESLVSLTGGNLFLTLFFAMITSIVLGMGVPTTANYLITSTIAAPILVKLGVPVFTAHMFCFYFGIVADITPPVALAAYAGSAIAKSDPFKTGVNASKLAIAAFLVPYLFVFNPNMILIGATPLNMVQIVVTSLIGMLGIGTGLTGYFLTDARWYERIVLVAGGLGMLIPGGITDIVGFAALATIAFLQHSRVKKAAIV, from the coding sequence TTGCTTTTCAAAAAGAAAGTAAAACCGGAGGATATTGATTTATCAACTCTGGATAGAGAAAGCGCTTATAGAACTTTTACGGGGTGGCAGAATACTGTTATCACCATCATCCTCATCTGCTTTACCACGTTTCAGCTTTATGCTTCGATTTTTCAGCGCGTGCCTCAGCAGCAGGTTCGGTACATACATCTTGGCTTTGCGATCGCATTAGCCTATTGGCTCTATCCAGCATCTATCAAATTTAGTCGCACTAAGCTTAATGTTTTCGATCTGCTTTTTGGTTCAGCGTTTGTCGGCGTTGTTGCCTATTGCGTTTTTAATTACGCCGAGCTTTTAAAGCGTGCCGGTCGTTTTAACGATACGGACATGTATGTCGGTGTTATAGCTATCATTTTGATTATTGAAGCTTGTCGACGTGTTGTTGGCGTACCGATTGTTATAATTGCGACGCTCTTTATTTTCTATGCCCGCTTTGGTGCTTATATGCCAGGCTTTTTGCGCCATCGCGGCTACACCTCGAAGCGCATTGTTACCCATCTGTTCTACACAACCGAGGGTATTATCGGTACCCCTATCGGCGCCTGTTCAACTTTTATTTTCCTATTCATCATGTTTGGTGCATTCCTCGAAAAGACCGGCATCGGCCAGTTCTTTATCGATATCGCCAATGCGCTGGCCGGTTGGGCGGCCGGTGGACCTGCAAAGGTTGCAGTTTTGTCCTCCGCGCTGCAAGGTACGGTTTCGGGCTCTTCGGTTGCTAATACCGTTTCTACCGGCTCATTCACCATTCCTCTAATGAAGTCGTTAGGTTATAAGCCTGAATTTGCGGCGGCGGTTGAGGCTGCGGCTTCCACTGGCGGTCAGATCATGCCTCCCATCATGGGCGCGGCGGCCTTCCTGATTTCCGAGGCTGTCGGTATCAACTATCTTGAAGTTGCAAAAGCGGCTGTGGTTCCTGCTGTCTTATACTTTTCCGGCATCTGGATCATGGTACACTTTGAAGCCAAGCGTCTGGGCTTAAAGGGCATTCCGCGTGAGCAACTACCTAAGGCCGGCGCTTTGATGAAGGAGCGCGGACACCTGATTATTCCGTTGGTTTCTATCATCGTGCTGCTGGTTATGGGCTTCACCACCACTCGTGCTGCGCTGTTCGGCACGCTGGCTTGCATTATTGTTCCTTTCCTGCGCAAGAACACCTGGGTTCCTATTAAGGATGTTGCGTCGGCTTACCCGAATGCGGCGCGCAATATTATTTCCGTTGCCTGCGCCTGCGGTGTTGCCGGTATCATTGTTGGCGTTGTTACGCTGACCGGATTGGGCCTGAAGCTGGGTGAAAGCCTTGTTTCGCTCACAGGCGGCAACCTCTTCCTAACCCTGTTCTTCGCGATGATAACTTCCATTGTCTTGGGCATGGGCGTTCCCACCACCGCAAACTATCTGATCACTTCGACGATTGCTGCGCCGATTTTGGTTAAGCTGGGTGTTCCGGTCTTTACCGCACACATGTTCTGCTTCTATTTCGGCATCGTGGCGGATATCACGCCTCCCGTTGCGCTGGCGGCCTATGCCGGTTCGGCTATTGCCAAGAGCGATCCTTTCAAGACGGGCGTCAACGCCTCCAAGCTGGCTATTGCGGCCTTCCTTGTACCGTATCTGTTTGTATTCAATCCGAACATGATCTTGATTGGCGCAACACCACTAAACATGGTTCAGATTGTTGTCACTTCGCTGATTGGCATGTTGGGTATCGGTACTGGCCTTACCGGTTACTTCCTGACTGATGCACGTTGGTATGAGCGTATTGTGCTTGTCGCTGGCGGTTTAGGTATGCTTATTCCGGGCGGCATCACCGACATTGTTGGATTTGCTGCATTGGCTACTATCGCTTTCTTGCAGCATTCGCGTGTTAAAAAAGCCGCTATCGTCTAA